Proteins encoded in a region of the Gammaproteobacteria bacterium genome:
- a CDS encoding DUF1298 domain-containing protein — MPELFPVVLLMGTIALGIGAFPYAGPLNLTVATDRDSCPDLAILVEGVENSLDKTARKVASSRGLDPIRPPVLCVAHLAVPPSSPSNSGTSCGSMSGSTRCSSQVSSCDVEAPGRSETSGPRVSSSMNRESQ, encoded by the coding sequence TTGCCAGAACTGTTCCCGGTGGTACTGCTCATGGGCACCATCGCGCTCGGGATCGGGGCGTTTCCCTACGCCGGACCGCTCAACCTGACCGTGGCCACCGATCGGGACAGCTGTCCCGATCTCGCGATACTCGTCGAAGGCGTAGAGAACTCACTCGACAAAACGGCCCGGAAAGTCGCTTCCTCGAGAGGCTTGGACCCCATACGCCCGCCGGTTCTCTGTGTGGCTCACCTCGCGGTTCCTCCGTCGAGCCCGAGCAACTCCGGGACATCATGCGGATCGATGTCGGGATCGACCCGATGCAGCTCCCAGGTTTCCTCGTGCGATGTAGAAGCGCCCGGGCGAAGTGAGACCAGTGGCCCGAGAGTCTCGAGTTCGATGAATCGTGAGTCGCAATAG
- a CDS encoding methyltransferase: MVVRVEDTGGLGTVEVEIAAGGGPVTPASRATVRAVGRCRGLLAGVGIDWGTGTGLLSIAAARIPAVTSIIAIERDPEAVANARRNVTRNGATDRVVVVRADLFTPYDPDDRDLLERLVGGVDFLIANPPASDDGDGLEWRRRVLDGARPFLKPGAIVLLQAASHYGEERIRGLADVGGYRFVETVERSLWTPFDLSRDDLCRAVDAYVAEERRGGRPYRFQLADGSVVDARQVAAGAGPPLTSWQAHRFERTG, encoded by the coding sequence ATGGTCGTGCGCGTCGAGGATACCGGTGGGCTGGGAACCGTCGAGGTGGAGATCGCCGCCGGCGGGGGACCGGTCACGCCGGCGAGCCGGGCGACGGTACGGGCCGTGGGTCGCTGCCGCGGGCTCCTCGCCGGCGTCGGCATCGACTGGGGCACAGGCACCGGACTTCTCTCGATCGCCGCGGCTCGCATCCCGGCGGTGACCTCCATCATCGCCATCGAACGGGACCCAGAAGCGGTGGCGAACGCCCGTCGGAACGTCACTCGCAACGGCGCCACCGACCGAGTCGTTGTCGTCCGGGCCGACCTCTTTACCCCCTACGACCCCGACGACCGGGATCTCCTCGAGCGGCTCGTAGGTGGCGTCGACTTCCTCATCGCCAACCCGCCGGCCTCCGACGACGGAGATGGGCTGGAGTGGCGTCGCCGGGTCCTCGACGGCGCCCGGCCGTTCCTCAAACCCGGTGCCATCGTCCTCCTTCAGGCGGCGTCCCACTACGGAGAGGAGCGGATCCGGGGACTCGCCGACGTCGGCGGCTACCGGTTTGTCGAAACGGTGGAGCGCTCCCTGTGGACGCCGTTTGACCTTTCCCGCGATGACCTGTGCCGGGCCGTCGACGCCTACGTTGCCGAAGAGCGCCGGGGTGGCCGGCCCTACCGGTTCCAGCTCGCCGACGGGTCCGTGGTCGATGCCCGGCAAGTCGCCGCCGGAGCAGGCCCGCCGCTCACGAGCTGGCAGGCCCATCGCTTCGAACGCACCGGGTGA